A window of Rhododendron vialii isolate Sample 1 chromosome 13a, ASM3025357v1 contains these coding sequences:
- the LOC131314601 gene encoding xanthine dehydrogenase 1-like isoform X3: MSMYALLRSSQTPPSEEQIEESLAGNLCRCTGYRPIVDAFRVFAKTDDLLYTDASLNSAQRGEFVCPSTGKPCSCRSETVCNENSVEQKAACGNTNEPLPYTDVDGTRYTNKELIFPPELLLRKWTYLKLKGFGGIKWYRPLQLQHVLDLKARYPDAKLVVGNSEVGIEMRLKGFQYQVLVCVASVSELNKLNVRDDGLEIGAAVRLSELLNVLRKVTKERTSHEISSCKAFIEQIKWFAGTQIKNVASVGGNICTASPISDLNPLWMATGAKFQIIDCKGKIRTTAADKFFLGYRKVDLASDEILLSIFLPWTRPFEFVKEFKQAHRRDDDIAIVNAGMRVFLVEKNEKWIVSDASLAYGGVAPLSISAAKTKEFLIAKTWNAELLHSALKVLENDVVLKENAPGGMVEFRRSLTLSFFFKFFLWVSHQMEGNSLFTERVPSSHLSAVQSFHRSSVIGSQDYDIVKRGTAVGSPEVHLSARLQVTGEAEYTDDTPMPPGCLHAALILSRKPHARILSIDDSGAKSSPGFAGIFFAKDVPGDQMIGPVISDEELFATEFVTCVGQAIGVVVADTHQNAKLAARKVRVEYEELPAILSIQDALKANSFHPNTEKCLKKGDVDLCFQSGQCDRIIEGDVQVGGQEHFYLEPHSSLVWTMDGGNEVHMISSTQAPQKHQKYVAHVLDLPMSKVVCKTKRIGGGFGGKETRSAFLAAVASVPSYLLSRPVKLTLDRDVDMMTTGQRHSFLGKYKVGFNNDGKVLALDLEIYNNAGNSLDLSLAILERAMFHSDNVYEIPNVKINGRVCFTNYPSNTAFRGFGGPQGMLITENWIQRIAMELKKSPEEIREINFLSEGSILHFGQQIQNFTLQRLWNELKFSCDFLKIRNEVEQFNHHNRWKKRGVAMVPTKFGIAFTTKFMNQAGALVHVYTDGTVLVTHGGVEMGQGLHTKVAQVAASSFNIPLSSVFISETSTDKVPNASPTAASASSDMYGAAVLDACEQIKARMEPIASKSNFSSFAELAIACYMERIDLSAHGFYATPDINFDWTTGKGSPFRYFTYGAAFAEVEIDTLTGDFHTRTANVFLDLGYSLNPAIDVGQIEGAFIQGLGWVALEELKWGDAAHKWIPPGFLYTSGPGSYKIPSLNDVPLKFSVSLLKGAPNKNAIHSSKAVGEPPFFLASSVFFAIKDAIIAARAEAGYNDWFPLDNPATPERIRMACTDEFITRFVNSDFRPKLSI; encoded by the exons ATGTCAATGTACGCATTATTAAGGTCAAGTCAAACACCTCCTTCTGAAGAACAAATTGAAGAAAGCCTTGCAGGAAATCTGTGCCGGTGCACTGGTTACAGACCAATTGTTGATGCTTTTCGAGTCTTTGCAAAAACTGATGATCTTCTATACACCGATGCATCTCTAAATAGCGCTCAAAGGGGTGAGTTTGTCTGCCCTTCAACTGGAAAACCATGCTCATGCCGTTCCGAGACTGTTTGCAACGAAAATTCTGTTGAACAAAAAGCGGCTTGTGGCAACACAAATGAGCCTTTGCCATATACTGATGTTGATGGGACACGATACACTAATAAGGAGCTAATTTTTCCTCCAGAGCTGTTATTGAGGAAATGGACATATCTAAAATTGAAAGGATTTGGTGGGATTAAGTGGTACCGCCCCTTACAGCTTCAACATGTTTTGGACTTAAAAGCAAGATACCCGGATGCAAAATTGGTGGTTGGTAATAGCGAAGTAGGAATAGAAATGAGGTTAAAAGGATTTCAGTACCAAGTTTTGGTATGTGTTGCATCAGTATCTGAACTCAACAAATTGAATGTGAGGGATGATGGTTTGGAAATAGGTGCTGCAGTAAGATTGTCCGAGCTTCTGAATGTTTTAAGAAAGGTAACAAAAGAGCGAACGTCTCATGAAATTTCATCATGTAAGGCCTTCATTGAACAGATAAAATGGTTCGCTGGTACACAGATAAAAAATGTTGCATCTGTTGGTGGAAACATTTGTACAGCCAGTCCAATATCAGACTTGAACCCTCTTTGGATGGCCACAGGAGCTAAATTTCAAATTATTGATTGCAAAGGAAAAATCAGAACGACAGCAGCAGATAAATTTTTCCTTGGTTATCGTAAGGTTGATCTGGCGAGTGATGAGATTTTACTGTCCATTTTTTTACCTTGGACTAGGCCATTTGAATTTGTGAAGGAATTTAAGCAGGCTCATCGAAGGGATGATGATATTGCAATCGTAAATGCTGGAATGCGTGTTTTTCTTGTAGAAAAGAATGAGAAGTGGATAGTTTCAGATGCATCGCTTGCGTATGGTGGGGTTGCTCCTCTTTCTATTTCTGCAgcaaaaacaaaggaatttcTTATTGCAAAGACTTGGAATGCAGAACTTTTGCATAGCGCTTTAAAAGTATTGGAAAACGACGTTGTGCTAAAGGAAAATGCTCCTGGTGGGATGGTGGAGTTTCGGAGATCTTTAACTCTTAgtttcttcttcaaatttttcctATGGGTGTCTCATCAAATGGAAGGAAATTCACTCTTCACGGAGAGAGTACCATCATCTCATCTATCAGCTGTGCAATCATTTCATCGGTCATCTGTTATCGGAAGCCAGGACTATGACATTGTAAAACGAGGAACAGCTGTGGGGTCTCCTGAAGTTCATCTCTCTGCGAGACTTCAG GTTACTGGTGAGGCAGAATACACTGATGACACACCCATGCCTCCTGGCTGTTTACATGCTGCCTTAATATTAAGTCGGAAACCTCATGCTCGTATATTATCTATAGATGATTCAGGAGCCAAGTCTTCACCAGGATTTGCAGGAATTTTTTTCGCAAAAGATGTCCCTGGTGATCAGATGATTGGGCCAGTTATTTCAGACGAGGAACTATTCGCTACAGAATTTGTAACTTGTGTCGGACAG GCTATTGGCGTCGTCGTTGCTGATACCCACCAAAATGCAAAACTAGCGGCAAGAAAGGTTCGTGTTGAGTATGAAGAGCTCCCAGCTATCCTATCAATACAGGATGCCCTGAAAGCTAACAGCTTCCATCCAAATACagagaaatgtttaaaaaaaggAGATGTGGACCTTTGTTTTCAATCAGGTCAATGTGACAGAATAATTGAGGGGGACGTTCAAGTTGGAGGTCAGGAACACTTCTACTTGGAGCCGCATAGTAGTTTAGTGTGGACTATGGATGGTGGCAATGAGGTTCATATGATTTCTTCCACTCAG GCCCCTCAGAAACACCAAAAGTATGTTGCTCATGTCCTCGACCTTCCCATGTCGAAAGTGGTTTGCAAAACGAAACGAATTGGTGGTGGCTTTGGTGGAAAAGAGACAAGGTCAGCCTTTTTGGCTGCTGTGGCTTCTGTCCCGTCATATCTCCTGAGCCGACCTGTCAAACTAACATTAGACAGGGATGTTGATATGATGACAACTGGGCAGCGCCACAGCTTTCTTGGAAAGTACAag GTTGGATTCAATAATGATGGCAAGGTGCTTGCTCTTGATCTTGAAATCTACAATAACGCTGGGAATTCGCTCGACTTGTCTCTTGCTATACTTGAACGTGCCATGTTTCATTCTGATAATGTATATGAGATCCCAAATGTCAAGATAAATGGGAGAGTCTGCTTCACTAATTACCCTAGCAACACTGCTTTCCGAGGATTTGGTGGTCCTCAGGGTATGCTCATTACTGAAAATTGGATCCAAAGAATAGCCATGGAACTTAAGAAAAGTCCAGAAGAGATTAGG GAAATAAACTTTTTGAGTGAAGGATCAATACTGCATTTCGGTCAACAAATTCAGAACTTTACCCTACAGCGACTCTGGAATGAACTGAAGTTCTCGTGTGACTTTTTGAAGATTCGAAATGAAGTTGAACAGTTCAATCATCATAATCGATGGAAAAAGCGAGGGGTTGCTATGGTACCCACGAAATTTGGCATTGCTTTTACAACCAAATTCATGAACCAG GCAGGTGCTCTTGTCCATGTTTACACTGATGGAACTGTGTTAGTCACGCATGGAGGTGTTGAGATGGGGCAAGGTTTGCACACAAAAGTTGCTCAGGTTGCTGCTTCTTCATTCAATATTCCACTCAGTTCTGTTTTTATATCAGAGACAAGTACAGATAAG GTTCCAAATGCATCGCCTACAGCAGCTTCTGCTAGCTCTGATATGTACGGTGCTGCAGTGTTAGATGCTTGCGAGCAAATAAAAGCTCGAATGGAGCCGATTGCCTCTAAGAGTAATTTTAGTTCATTTGCAGAG CTGGCCATCGCCTGCTACATGGAGCGAATTGATCTCTCTGCTCATGGTTTTTATGCTACACCTGATATCAACTTTGACTGGACTACTGGTAAAGGAAGCCCATTCAGGTACTTCACCTATGGAGCTGCATTTGCAGAAGTCGAAATTGACACATTGACTGGAGATTTCCACACAAGGACAGCAAACGTTTTCCTGGATCTTGGATATTCTCTCAATCCAGCTATCGATGTTGGACAG ATCGAAGGAGCATTTATACAAGGTTTGGGATGGGTAGCTTTGGAGGAGCTGAAATGGGGTGATGCAGCTCATAAGTGGATCCCACCTGGCTTTTTGTATACATCCGGGCCTGGAAGTTATAAAATTCCTTCCCTGAATGACGTTCCTCTCAAATTCAGCGTTTCACTTTTAAAG GGTGCTCCTAATAAAAATGCTATCCATTCATCGAAAGCCGTGGGTGAGCCTCCCTTCTTTCTTGCCTCATCCGTCTTTTTTGCCATCAAAGATGCCATTATAGCTGCTAGAGCAGAAGCAGGATACAATGACTGGTTTCCCCTTGATAATCCTGCAACACCCGAAAGGATTCGGATGGCTTGTACAGATGAATTCATCACACGATTTGTCAACTCAGATTTCCGCCCCAAACTCAGCATTTGA